In Pseudomonas fakonensis, one DNA window encodes the following:
- a CDS encoding ABC transporter permease: protein MQDFPISPCEMLASLWRNRSLVRALVKREVFARYRGSVIGLAWSFLNPLLMLSVYTFVFSGVFSSRWASAEDSKLDFAIILFVGLIVHGLFAECINRAPALVVSNVNYVKKVIFPLEILPWVSLGAALFHMAVSLIVLLLAQVAINQVLPWTAVFFPLVLLPLVLGIMGLTWFFSALGVYLRDLGQVTAIFTTIMLFMSAVFFPISALPERYHIWLHLNPLAVIIQEARKVLVMGQLPDFSLLAAILGLGALFAWAGFAWFQRTRRGFADVL from the coding sequence ATGCAGGACTTTCCAATCTCGCCGTGCGAAATGCTGGCCAGCCTGTGGCGTAACCGAAGCCTTGTCAGAGCCTTGGTAAAGCGCGAGGTGTTCGCTCGCTACCGCGGTTCGGTGATAGGCCTTGCCTGGTCATTCCTGAACCCTCTGCTGATGCTCAGCGTCTACACGTTCGTGTTCTCGGGCGTCTTTTCTTCACGCTGGGCCTCGGCCGAAGACAGCAAACTGGATTTTGCCATCATCCTTTTTGTCGGCTTGATCGTGCACGGGTTGTTCGCGGAATGTATAAACCGCGCCCCTGCGCTGGTTGTGTCCAACGTCAATTACGTCAAAAAGGTCATCTTCCCTCTGGAAATCCTGCCCTGGGTCTCCCTGGGGGCCGCGTTGTTCCACATGGCGGTCAGCCTGATCGTGCTGCTGTTGGCGCAGGTCGCAATCAACCAGGTATTACCCTGGACAGCCGTGTTCTTCCCGCTGGTGCTGCTGCCCCTGGTGCTTGGCATCATGGGGTTGACCTGGTTTTTCTCGGCGCTGGGCGTCTACTTGCGCGACCTGGGGCAAGTTACCGCGATTTTCACCACCATCATGCTGTTTATGTCCGCCGTGTTTTTCCCTATTTCGGCGTTACCCGAGCGATACCACATCTGGCTCCATCTCAATCCCCTTGCCGTCATTATCCAGGAGGCAAGGAAAGTGCTGGTGATGGGGCAACTACCGGACTTTTCGTTATTGGCCGCAATACTGGGGCTGGGTGCACTGTTTGCCTG